The DNA sequence GTCATGCACCATGTCTCATTGAAGGTGCTCATCTGTATCAACACAAACATTTCCGTAGTAAGAGAAATCGTGAGTGGTTCAAaaatatcgatatgtattgccATGCATGTACCGTAGCGTGTGTGTGTATGAATAAAATATGCTTTTGTGTTATTTGCATGCTAGAATTATTGTCAGCCAATAAGAGTGGATTCAATCAGCGGGAAGGAGTTCTCCGATGAGCAGCCAGTTGTGACTTGTTAGGTGAACCCAGGTCTTTGCTCTTGTAAATTTAGGTCTCTTCAGTTCCAAACCCAGGTATTTGGTACAACCCCCACAGGCTTTTCCAATTTAGCAAGTTGGCATCCTCAATGCATAATTCTCTGCGTATTTGATTGTTTAGGAAGCAAAGCAGCTTACATTGCTGATAAGCTTCGCCCCGAACCATGCAGAGTCAGTACCATAAGGGGGCGGAATAACTCTGATTCCATTGGACATGGCCACAGGAAGAATTTTACGCAGCTCCTTCTCCAACCTCTCTGAAACAAAACAATTGAAAAATGTAGTTAAGGGATTTGTGGGACTTCAGAACATTTGACAGCACTTCCCCCCCGAAACCTCAATTCGTTTGCACTGTTGAAGTGTCATAGTATTTAGAATTTTTTGGCTCCTTCGTCATCAATCCAACTCATACAAATGTTGCCAAAATGATAGATAATTGATAAACATAATAAATTAAGAGATTCTCGATACAGACCTGGCAGTCCTGGTAAACATGCACTCCCACCAGCCAATACTACAGTCTTGAACCATCCATCATCACCCATTACTTCTGCAGCTTGACAGTGGTCCATGCAGAGAGCTACTGCCTGATGCAAGCCCATCGTATGACTACATCATGGTAGAAGATTTCTTGTAAATCAGCACTCTCAAAACGCAATAACTTCAAGAAAAGTGAGTATAGGTGTAAAGCTGTGCCAATGCATACAAGATGCACATGTAGAGTTATAACCCATTATCAAAGTGCTCTCTAGAGCTTTGTGTGCCAAAAGCAAGTAACAaaccccctcccccaaccccccaccaaaaaaaaaaaagaggaataaaTATATGTTATTTGTACAGAAAaccaaaagggaaaaatgagaaaatcaaATAAACACATTACATGGTTTAGACAGGCAAATTACATTCCCGACGCATGATTTGCTTCATTCTTCACTATGACGagtaaaaaatggttttaaaaGTGCTCAGGTTTAGATCCCAaacccaagccctaaacccttgCACACCCCTCTCCCTCTCGTTGTCTCAAACTTGCAAAGAACAAAGAATGAATTCTCCCTCATAACAACCATTTATATCCCTCCAAGATGAAAAACCGACTTGGTCAtaagaaaccccaaacccaTGCACAACCGTTGGATCATAACATCATCCAACAGCTGGGATCAAAGGCATCTTTCAACACTTCAAGACATAGTTTGTGTCGAAGTTATTATGTtcattaaaatgaagaaaaaaaaagaggggggtgggggaacaATCTCTAATAACACTTGGAAATTGGAATCATCACCATATTTAGAggttggtaaaaaaaaaaaaagtcaaaataccctttaaattgtgtgaaaaaattacataatgAAAAAGTGTAAATCATACAGCCGAAAACTTGGTAAAAAAAAACCATGGCTGATGTAATACAAATTTAAAACTCACTGCAGATAGATATCTTAGACAACCCACCAAGGGAAGCATGTAGCTAAGGTGTTGGCATCCAGAAGGTTAAGGCTTGTTCAGCACCCCCTCACCCTCTATATTCCTATGTAGACATAGTAAATAACATCTTACgctcttttttttcccataattatactttgaaaattttcaaatttcttgaGCCACTTTGAAGGACGAACGCTGATAAACTGAAGGGGCTATAGGGCTGACATCACATGAACAACACTGTACATGCATCCAATCGAGAGCACACTCAGAATTAGACACATCATTCTTCCCAATAGCCAGAAAACATAAACTTTCCAGAGAACAACCCAAGATGAATGTCTAGAACACATTATAGGATTAACCGTAGAGTCAATGCATGCAGTTTAAATTTACAATATgtatttgttttcaaatatatgtCCATCTTGTTATATAACCATCACATTAAGTTACAGTAATGGCCgtctacattatgaccctccccagaccctgagTGGTAGGAGcttcatgcactgggtacacaACTTTCTATTAAGTTACAGTAATGGCTAAATTCCCCACATGAATTATTTGTTTCTAGTCAATTGCTTCTAAGTCCTAGAATCTAAGCCATAAGTCTGAATGCCTGAGGCCCAAGCATGAGTCAGCATGGTTGATGTGGAACTGGGGATAAAGAAAACCCTATTCGTTCACCGATGGCCCACTTAACACTTGACAAACCAAggaatacaaaaataatggcagaattgtaaattcTTTAACAAATCCAACACTTACTTTGGTACATAACAAGTGAtggcagaatcataaataatgAAAACTCACAATAGGAATAAGTAGTAGTGAAacatatggaagaaagaaaagggtatACTTGGAACTAAGGTTAAAAAAATAGGATGAATGACAATAAGGGGAGAAGTGGGGGGATATTATAGGAAACTGACTTAAAAAGGCATGTAACGTGGTTGAGGTGGGGAtcgaaggttgaagacaaccttcaaCAGCAACCAGAATACCAAGCGGAAGACCAGAaaggctgagagagagagagaactcaacAGTTTTGGCCTCAGATTGGCCTGAAATTTCTGGTGGAGAATCGCAGCACAAGGATCTCTTGTTTTTCACAGCCAACGAATGGAAACAGAAACTGAGGAACCACTATGTAAGACCCGAATCAGAATCGGGAGATAGATGTTGCTGCTGTTAAGTTGCAGGCTTCGATTGGCACCACTAGAGGGGGTTTCGGGTTGATCTTCAGGGGGCTTGAATCGCTTAGGAGTTGCTTTCTTTGTTCCACATCTGTACCAACCTTCAAGGAATCAGGGTTCAGCTTGCCCTCTTTGGTTTTTAGAATCACCGTCAACACCAGTAGAGGAGAAGAATCAGTAACCAAGAGTCGTGAACGGTaaagcagggaagaagaagaagaagaaaataagagaaggaaagggaagagaagaacagagaaaggagagagCTAAGGACGCCTCttggcagccatggtttcacccAAACTATCATTCAATTCCGAAATTTAGAACAGTCTTCTCTATCGAGTTAcatcaatataaaggaaaaCTAACTAGCATAATAATAGAAACAGCacaaaaatggaaacaaaatatTCTAGGAAACCAAAACAAGTCCTACGTATCTACCCATGTAACTGAACCTTCTAAAactaataaaatcaaataaactaAATATTGACCTATTTCTAAGtctaaaagaaataaacaaagaaatcaaactACGAAGTAGCCCTAAATCCAACGCCCAGCTGCGTCAATGGTGGTCCACCAAAAGTATAAAACCTTCTCGGTTAAAATGGAAATGTACAGTTTCATAGTCAGGATATCTGAGAGATTTTGTTTAATTAAGGAATTGGTTGACATCTTCATACCAGAATTTTCGAATATAAGAAGAAAACATATTAGTTTTTAATGATTACAAGCTTCAAATGCAGTTTTCCGTGCAAGAAGTTTTTCTCACTACAAGTAAAGAAGTTTATCGGATGGTTTTGAGTCAGTACTCAATAAATTTCTGTGCCATGATCAGACAGTTTTTATTCTCCATGTACATGCGtgattttgtttgtttatttataatttccTCTAAATAAACTTTGGCAGGCAGGTAGGATGGGACAACCTGTTCGCTaccatttcacctaaaagctcgaactgtTAGGGAGAAACAGCGTCAATGTCTACATCAACACTACCCCGCACGTGCAGGCCAAGATCACATGGTCCTTGCACATGGAGCTCATGCGGAATTTCCTTGTGCAACACCGAGGGAGAAGAAATATCGGGAAAACTCTTCCGATGCACTTGAActccctgctctgataccatgttcatTACTGTTTCACTTGAATGCTTgaactgttagggaagggcagcatcaatgtatacatcaacacaaCCTGGGCTGAGCCCATTCCATCCAGTATGAACACTTAATTAGAAAGCAGTAGAAGCGGCTTCCCTTCTTGGTTTTttgttagaaaaataaaatacaaatggAATCAGTTGAGTGGCCCTGAAGTCAAAACCAAAATACAAGCTGGACAGCAATTTCAAAAAAAGTAACCAGAATGTTAGAGAAAGATGCCTTACATTCCCCCCATAAGTGGTTGGAATAATATCTCCCCGGTTTGAAAGCGCTCCTTTGAGAGGGTAAACCATCCTTCTCCAGAAACTTCGAATGAGGCCTCTGTATCTTTAGAAAGCTCTGCTTCATAATCAGCAGCAACATAGCAGAGGTTCTGCAAGCCCATGCATCTACTATCAGGCAGTATAATTAAGAACAGGTTTTGTACAAAATGAAGAAAACTGTAGATGGACTTAtggaaaggaaggaaaaaagaaaacacacacacacatggatATGTGAGACAGAAAAGCAAAGTCACCATTTTAGTAGGAAGAAGGGGTTGCTGGAGGAAAAACCAGAGAGAATTTCAATATAATTGAAGTGTTTCTTTCAGAATTCAAAGGTTGTCTGCAACAAGCATTGTTTTGCATCCTCAGATGTTTCACATATATTTGACATTTTGGGTGTTCCATAGGTAAACTTCATTTTGATTCATTCTCAAACAAGAGGATATCTGCTACATGCAAACCCAAGAGAAGTAGCTGCACACCTTTTTGTTTAACTCCTTTTTAATTAGGCAAAAGTGTgcatatattaataaaaaagtCAAATCCATTGTTATTTACATCCCTTAGCATCCTCATCAACCACACAATGAAGGTCAATAGGGAATAGATCTGGGTATAGCAACACTTATCATACCATTAACAATTATAACCAAAAAGTCCAGCGAATAACTTGTTTCCTTCGGCACCTATAAGAACTGGAATGCCTGGAATCACCACCCACTTGAAAAATGGAGCCCTCAACCATAAGACTCCATGGCCATGGAGATAAACCATGAACGCAATTTAAGGGATTTTTGACATCCATTGACAAATGCAGCTTCAAAAAACCATATTCTACAGCTACCCCTGCACCTCTCTTAACACATTGCATACTTAGATTCATCCAAGTTCTTAATATGTATCCCAATTCCCGATCCTGCCTTTATTTCAGTAATTGATCCATCAGAATTAACGCTTATAAACAAAACACATGCTTTTTAATTTGAGAAACAATGCCTTTCCCTTGAACTTGGAGTCCTCAGCTGCCACTCAATCTCTTGCTCCCAAGTTGGAAAGAGAGTAGCTGCACACTTTTGACTACTAATAAAAGTAGCTGCACACTTGGTTGAGTTTTTGGCCCCCTTCTGGCCCTCCCTCTCCTGAGGTCTTGTTCCCTTTTGCCCCTCCCCCCTTGTTTATTCTTTTCCTTggtaataaatttttatttattcacccaaaaaaaaaaaaaaagagcctgAAAGCTGTCAGAGGTTAAAATGATCTAAAATATCAAATCCTTCAGCTTTTCGGGCATTTAAATTCTCTGACAGTACAGAAGCATGCAGTGATAGGATGGCTAGAATCCCACATCTTCTAGGTTTAACTGAACAAAAAGTTTGGGCCTCACTTAACCAGTGTGGCTGGTATATCATAGGAGTGACACCATAAGCATTCTTTCAACAATATACGTAAAAGAAAGCCTTAAGCCTCTGATACATTAAGATGCAGAATTACCTCTTTTAATGTGCGGACAGTGAATAATGACCCAAAATTCATGTTCTTCTGTTGCATCAGATCCTTAAGGAACCCTGTAAGTTTTCGTGCTCCCTGTCCCAAAACTTCTACACCCACTTCACGCATCACTTTACCTCGTAAAACTGTAAAGCACCATAATAAATATCTGCAACTGAATTATCAAGAAATTTTGACAGATAAAAAAGACTTCTTCTAAGCCATGAtgcatttgtgtgtgtgtgtgtgagagagagagagagagattgaattcTTAGATGCCAGAAAAGGCTAAGAGAAAATTACAGAACAGCCAGTAAAATATCCTGATGAAGCCTTCTGGGTATTGTATTTAAGAAAATTGTAACTATTTTGATAAATCCTGAACCCGCACAGCTTAAATATGCTGCAACAATATCTATCTAATGCCAATatccaaaaataaagagaaCAGAAATGATCAAAACAACTTACTTGGAACAACAGATGTTGCAtggaaaccaatatttacaacAATGCCTGATGTTCGCCTTGCAGCATATAGAGCTAGACTTGCCTACATTTTTACAGTACATGGTAATTTAGTTTTAACAAATGCAAGGTGCTTTGATCTGAGGAGAATGAACCAACAATCCAGAACTCTCACAACATGTCTAGTACTCTTACTTGACCCTTCATAAAAGATATCTTGCACAAATAAATGTGGGTCCATAAAAACCATCTTTCGGACCATTGGCTTATGATGTAAAGGCATAACCTTTGTGGAATACTATCATGATCAAAGTTGATCATCATCATTGCCACTATTATGCTCACCACATGCACAGAGAAACTTTTGGTATATTTATTTCCAGAGAAAAAAATTAGGTGCATACactataaataaattttttgtttcaaaagaaTATATTCTATGTGCATAATACGTGTAATATGAGAAAATACTGGTCTAATATATGTATTATATTATTAAAGTAATGCAGAAACTGAAACTACTACTGTcccaccccgttcacacagaaccgggccagtgaccgggttaacaccggttaacccaaacctgccaggatcatctgatactgtattccaccacagcatacacacaactaataaaaacttatcaaatcagcggaagactaggtttactacctgtgaataatcccataatacttgatacccgaattatgatacaatagttatatacatgtgggcccgaaggcatgatatttacacaataaaagtacaattcacatatcaagtacataaaggaaaccatcaaaataatcagaggacacagctcagctcggtatcaaggctcgagctcagctcggcatcaagggttgagcccagctcggcatcacatggtagagctcagctcggcctcaaaagtggagctcagctcggcatcagaactgcggtcccgcagcacaactctcgcacgggcaatcagtgtcgtgctctaactcctcaggggcccaccagtcctcttcggggaactcgactgtgggacccaccccgtgctcttcagatgggtgacttgcaaaatcatctaaaagcggtgcacacgtgggatgagctcactagctcagtaagtagtaagatggaccacacaacagtccacacatcaaaacacaatcgtatgcactacatgccatgcaataccttttaaatcacatccacctaagcaacattactaagtctttagtttagtgctactacagccatagtgcgcgtatactccgggtatgagccgcgaactccatcccgcgatacgcccatagggctgtcggagaaggcccaccgtgagtactcggaaaagtaaaaacatgccgaccaccggctctcaacagaaatgtaaatgactgaaattaaaggtgctaactccagcaatttaaaagcagtacgattggccctcttgaatataccaccggggttgccgactgtcctaatgacccaccgggtgttatgtctaactgccacagtgacccgacaaccgcgaccactgcttccccccaaatggtaacccaacaccttaacccctgttgggaagggtcgtagcacgggacggtgaaaatcctaaaccgcatgctcttatatgacagtagtacgattgcatagtgccaccgcgtcccataccacgggccaccaatgcactcgtttccaatccgactacggcatctagtctattaatgcattatgcacaatgatgtaaACAtccatcacataagcatctcatcacttggcatttagaaagtaaacatagcacatatgcataacaatgtgaggatgactaatctacatagcatattcatgatggcatgactagactagatacaattaaatgaatgccaaacaatgccttgaaacaaggccaaacgtcctctccccacttagttgtagtgtacaaggattcccgttcggtacgggtgagatccggtgcgagaagcgtagaatttggtgaacctaacatgattgagcggggttagtacttcaccattttggaatcaaaattaacacgatccaatgacacgatcatgtttagaatcctaaaaggaggtcacacgtccgattcgggtccaatcggacgtaaaaatcaccttCGGTgcctcacaggtgggtcagacagctcacctgtctggcccacctgtttggaccgacgggtaggctGGCCCGCCGGTTTGGCCCGCCCGTTGGGCCaggggggtctgctaagaccgacgggcagggtggcccgccggttatgcccgaaggccctgccctctcaggcgggtgcccacaggcgggccagatggcccaccggtttggcccaccggtcttggcaggaaaactgctgtttcttcccaacttcctccattctttggggattcaaatggggcttttcccaacccattcttcacactttcaatgtcttataggatggttctaacctagatctaggttagattcaagtgatgggaaaccattttaccttctttgctcaagaacaccttcaaaaccccaaaatcacttcaaatccacaatgcttctccaaccttgtaaatacttcttcaaatccttcaagatcaacacataaatcatctattaaaccttagattcatcatttcaaaggggatttacaagatctcaagaaaccctactcgaatcaagggtttatgcttgggtatgatgaatgttcaaggaaccctaccttgcttacctctaaatgtagatctagtgttgaagatcactcttccggcgccggaatgggaagatcaagcttcggcgccgctgaaatccttctcttcttcctcttccttctcttcccttcttcttcactttcttttctctctcctctttactatcctcaccaacatacgggtgtcataaatgaaaagaaaagaaaatcataaatgctatatatatatatatatatatacttcctaaataactaaatagttcacatggatggatCACTCAGGTAGTgagtgcgcccacctgtccgcccacctgagggccaaaacttgggattttaacagagttcgggcctcggcgcgaaccccacccccggcatatgAGGTGgtatacgtatacaccttaatatacggctacaatacctgctttatccgtacatggccttatgataggtgcatgtacacggcttgggtactcccgtctcttctggcactggctcggacttgtcgggccagccggtgtttaaggtcacccttgccatcatagtccataaggagcccgctctaactctctccggttcgggtcctgcatagttaaaccgggtcaaccatgtaatcagatcgggtttaataagtagggtattacagaaaCCCTAACCCAAGTTTGAAATAGGGATTCTGCTCTACTGCTGATttttgacagaaaaaaaaaaaaaaaacatcaaatAACTACAGTAGGGTAACAGGTAGGACTCTAAAATAGGAATACTCCCTGGAAAACTAAAACAGAAAAGGAATTCCAGTGGGAACTCAAAATATAGCAGAAACAGATTCACGGTATTGAAGGAGAAATTTTAGAAacttaaaaagggaaaattccaATTGGGCTGAATCTCAAGTCTTGGGTACCATTTGATCAAATAAAACCAGGAAGACTGATTTTTCAGTCAGTCAATCTACAGGAAGGTGCAGCTTGAATTGTTCTGGTTCTGATCAGAATTTCTGATATCTAATGGAATCATGGAATTGATAAAACAGTACTCATATATCCCAGGGAAGAAGTAGAAGTAGAAGTAgaagaaaattgaagaaaaaaacagtTGTCAATCCACTTATATATGTCCTAGGAAAACTGATGGATTCAATCTAACATCATCATGGATTTCAGAATCCTACCCACATCAGGATCGTATAGGTACACAACCAGGAGGCCAAGGTTTATGATACTCCCCAAATCAGCGTTCAGATCAATCCCAAATTACTATCATAACTAGGTCTCCTCAAGTTCTTTAACTACACAAAGTATGATTCCAATCAATTGGTTGGATTTGGAGTAATGAATCACTGAAATAGCAACTACggtttcagaaatagaaataatgaCATATCTTCTCACCCACACCACAAATCAGCATAAGATTATAGTCGCATGCTCCATTCAATAGGTAGAACACAATACACAAAAATCAAACTGATCCAGCGGCCAGGTTCTTCAAATCGCCGGCCAGTTTTAGAAACTAGTCGATATCTTCACATTGACACAGTAGTTCAACATGAAACTAACATCAGTTCCTCATCTCAACATATAAAACATAATATCTAGAAACCACATTGAACCAACGGCCAGGTTTCAGAAATTCAGAAACTCACAAAATAGTAACTAGTATTAGAAAATAGCAACTATAGTTATCTCACAATAGGCAGGCCTGACGTGGCAGAACTTGAGGTTGAAAGTAGAGCTGGGACAGTCCTTTAAATCTTCAAAACTTCAGTCCAATCAGCAGGGTAGATGCTGTTCCAGAAATCCTTCAAAGTAACTGCCAAGAAACCCTCATATCAGGAAACGACAAGCCTCTTGTAACATTGGGATAACTTCAGCTCCCCACGGAAAGCAATATCACAACATAAGATCCATAAACAGTGAATAATCAAGGGAGATAAATCAGTTCTAGCACAATCCTACATCACACAAGGAAGAACACCACAAAGCcattgttttctttctcttttggctAAGTTGTGGGGTGTATTAGTAGCCCCCTCTTTTATTAATAAACAGCAACCTGAATCCCTCCTTGTGTGGTAAAGGATATCTCCTTACAATATGGAAACCCTCAAATTAGAAACTGATTACAAAATAGAATCTAACTTATAGCTacttaacaaaatagaaacagtCCCTAAATTAGTAACTACTACTAGATAAAAAAGAAtctatatcaaaatataaagtTATAATTTAAATAAAGGTACTAAAACTACAATGATCCCTCATCTGTCAATGCCTTCAATGACTGTGTTAAGGATATTGGGGTTAATGATCTCCGATGGTCTTGTGCCAAATTTTCTTGGCACAATAAACGGGCTGGCCAGCATCGGATTGCCTGCAAACTTGACCGAATCCTTGTTAATGATGCTTGGCtcacttccttcccttcttctcatgCTACCGTTTGCCTCCCGTGTATCTCGGACCACATCCCCATTGATCTCCTTGTTTAGCGCTACCTTTCCTTTGGCCCCAAGCCATTCAAGTTCTTCGACATGTGGTCCTCCCACGCGGATTTCCTTCCTCCTGTAGCTGAAGCTTGGGCCATCCCAGTCCAGGCCTTCACCTACCCCTTGATTGCTTTCTCTAGGAAACTGAAAAATGTCAAGGCCGCTCTTAAGATGTGGAACTCCTCCACTTTTGGCAACATCTCTTCCCGGGATTCAGACTGTCGTGCCAAGCTTGCCGATATTTAGGGAAGGCTTCAAGTGGATATGCACAACCTTGCTCTCGCCTCCGAGGAGCATGACATCTCCCTCTAGCTCTCTTCTCTCATCTCCCAAGAAGAGAGTTTTCTCAAGCAGAAATCCAAGA is a window from the Macadamia integrifolia cultivar HAES 741 chromosome 5, SCU_Mint_v3, whole genome shotgun sequence genome containing:
- the LOC122079963 gene encoding actin-related protein 8-like, with product MDRFENRTVNWIAQRGSGYCKFGWSKYASPSGRSAAFLEFGNIESPMHSKLRHFYATICSRMQVKPSMQPVVVSIPVSHYDDTESAKAARKQLKTAIYSVLFEMDVPAVCAINQASLALYAARRTSGIVVNIGFHATSVVPILRGKVMREVGVEVLGQGARKLTGFLKDLMQQKNMNFGSLFTVRTLKENLCYVAADYEAELSKDTEASFEVSGEGWFTLSKERFQTGEILFQPLMGGIHTMGLHQAVALCMDHCQAAEVMGDDGWFKTVVLAGGSACLPGLPERLEKELRKILPVAMSNGIRVIPPPYGTDSAWFGAKLISNMSTFNETWCMTKKQFHQKYGRSRISYW